From a single Lineus longissimus chromosome 16, tnLinLong1.2, whole genome shotgun sequence genomic region:
- the LOC135500579 gene encoding TPR repeat-containing protein DDB_G0287407-like, with protein MGCIESKVDSEASATKGRNASTDDYDAFNSRENVRGYGKDRPKAQRRTTLEEVVTNAHKRSLRDKKDIERLKKFKLKLDSWRTVDIEKVREQLGPNMEWWAVGPKLCIHKPVPLIPESKRKGWRTVRIFVSSTFVDFQFEREFLVKKIFPHLRAWCEERKIRLIDVDLRWGVPKDSTAKETLVTCLAEIDRCCAENKHPYFLGMISERFGWVPSEDQVPDELAREYKWIPGMSVTAWEMMTGAYWDRNPNALISLRNPNFLDQIRDRTIREAYQESTEKGVLSLKKLKGLFRDTFPNQTFDYNCKVVFQEGARVELGEFDAFGDRVLNFFKQNISKQYPPDHIFDKQSSLDNYYQDQSIFMAQWSRVVGRETIAKQVHQYVDEDQTPLTPLIILGKPGAGKSAMMAHMVKEMSENSKYKVFFHFIGATPGSADTYTMLSRLWHEFLPSEPLPSEQEDLQQTVGAMLERAAAKEKKKKWVVFFDALNQLETEDARRLRWLPKTFSSNIRIIVSTTDASSCLNVLRQRDPGLPEILLKPLDEAVRRELVTNYFANYNKKLDKNQLTAIVSKQEAGRPLYLAIALEDLRVFGSFKWLDKKIADLPGDLKGLLEMVLDRIVMENGRELVTATVCLLEVSRYGLSESELLELLSMNPVTPSSTMKNSMWYQRLPMADWSPIYISLRMLLRPSGTSTEGRLQFFHKCVRDVVCSQYIKSEQHRKWWHKRLADFFQNCPDVSRKSEELPYHLEQTGDIKRLQTCLLDKDIFDHLYREETRHELMRYWRSAGGYDLAATQYMVAFEALLKDNSVDDIETTAAVEMKLAWFLIDIAQYDTARSLLLGILEQLERTHGVEAHHLMEPLHALVMLFYKRSLNYVYATDDGFKKCKEQGELVAERCVKVYTKHRASDDVHLGEVLTLCGYFLGQKCLEAAQALFEKCRNRSGLVEVYYLLGEKNQYHQDLSVPVKYFEKSLEYATIQFGIYHQKLARCYQLFAQLYWNTYVTFEPLEDYLLKALDLYKKELAIQEELLGSLHPTTVRAREDVIIVLETLNRNDEALKYKHNQPIT; from the exons ATGGGGTGTATTGAGTCGAAGGTGGACTCGGAGGCTAGCGCCACCAAGGGGAGGAACGCAAGTACCGATGACTACGATGCATTTAACAGCCGCGAGAATGTACGAGGTTACGGCAAGGACCGGCCCAAGGCACAACGGCGGACAACACTGGAGGAAGTTGTCACAAATGCTCACAAGAGGAGCTTGCGAGACAAAAAGGACATCGAGAGACTCAAGAAATTCAAACTCAAGTTGGACAGCTGGCGGACGGTCGATATTGAGAAAGTACGGGAGCAGCTCGGACCCAATATGGAATGGTGGGCGGTTGGACCGAAGTTGTGTATTCATAAACCGGTGCCATTGATACCAGAGTCAAAG AGAAAAGGCTGGAGAACCGTCCGCATCTTTGTCTCCAGCACATTTGTCGATTTCCAATTCGAGAGAGAATTCCTCGTCAAGAAGATTTTCCCGCACTTGCGGGCATGGTGCGAGGAACGCAAGATACGTCTCATCGATGTCGATCTGCGATGGGGCGTACCGAAAGATTCCACGGCAAAGGAGACGTTGGTGACATGCTTGGCTGAGATTGATAG GTGCTGTGCCGAGAATAAACATCCCTACTTCCTTGGGATGATCTCGGAGAGATTTGGCTGGGTGCCAAGCGAGGACCAGGTCCCAGATGAACTTGCTCGAGA ATATAAATGGATTCCTGGGATGTCGGTGACTGCGTGGGAAATGATGACTGGTGCATACTGGGATAGGAATCCTAAC GCTCTCATATCCTTGAGAAACCCCAATTTCCTGGACCAAATCCGTGATAGGACAATTCGGGAGGCGTACCAAGAGAGCACGGAAAAAGGCGTCTTATCTTTGAAGAAACTTAAAG GTCTATTCCGTGATACATTCCCGAATCAAACGTTTGATTATAACTGTAAGGTGGTGTTCCAGGAAGGCGCGAGGGTAGAGTTGGGAG AATTTGATGCATTTGGTGATCGAGTCCTAAACTTCTTCAAACAGAACATCTCGAAGCAGTACCCACCTGATCATATCTTTGATAAACAGAGCTCGCTAGACAACTACTACCAGGACCAGTCGATATTCATGGCCCAGTGGTCGAGG GTTGTCGGGCGAGAAACCATCGCCAAGCAAGTCCACCAGTACGTCGACGAGGACCAGACTCCACTGACGCCGCTCATTATTCTGGGTAAGCCTGGCGCGGGAAAAAGTGCAATGATGGCGCACATGGTTAAGGAAATGAGCGAGAATTCAAAATATAAG GTCTTCTTCCATTTCATCGGAGCGACGCCCGGCTCGGCGGACACCTACACGATGTTATCACGTCTCTGGCACGAGTTCCTCCCGAGCGAACCGCTGCCGAGTGAGCAGGAGGACCTTCAGCAGACGGTCGGCGCCATGTTGGAACGCGCGGCCGCCaaggagaaaaagaaaaaatgggTCGTTTTCTTCGACGCTTTGAATCAGTTAGAAACGGAGGATGCGCGGCGCCTTCGTTGGTTACCGAAGACGTTTTCATCCAATATACGGATAATCGTCAGTACGACAGACGCCAGCTCGTGTCTTAACGTTTTGCGGCAGCGTGATCCAGGATTGCCCGAGATCCTGTTGAAGCCTTTGGACGAGGCAGTCAGACGAGAACTAGTCACTAACTATTTTGCGAACTATAACAAAAAGTTGGATAAAAATCAG CTGACGGCCATCGTCTCTAAACAAGAGGCTGGGCGTCCGCTCTATCTCGCCATCGCCCTGGAAGATCTGCGGGTGTTCGGCAGTTTCAAGTGGCTGGACAAGAAGATCGCCGACCTACCGGGAGACCTGAAAGGATTATTGGAAATG GTCCTGGACCGAATTGTGATGGAGAACGGGCGAGAGCTAGTCACGGCGACCGTCTGCCTCTTGGAAGTGTCGCGATACGGTCTCTCCGAGTCGGAGCTGTTGGAGCTGTTGTCGATGAACCCTGTGACTCCGAGCAGTACCATGAAGAACTCCATGTGGTACCAGCGCCTACCAATGGCTGAT TGGTCCCCTATCTACATCTCCCTGCGTATGCTCCTCCGTCCGAGCGGAACGTCAACTGAAGGCCGTCTGCAGTTCTTCCACAAGTGTGTGCgtgatgtcgtctgctcgcaGTATATCAAGAGTGAACAACACAGAAAATGGTGGCACAAGCGGCTGGCGGACTTCTTCCAAAATTG TCCGGACGTCTCGAGGAAATCAGAGGAGCTACCATACCACTTGGAACAAACGGGAGACATCAAACGGCTACAGACGTGTCTCTTAGACAAGGATATCTTCGACCATCTTTACCGGGAAGAGACGCGGCACGAGTTGATGCGGTACTGGCGTAGTGCCGGCGGTTACGATTTGGCAGCGACGCAGTACATGGTCGCGTTTGAGGCACTCTTAAAGGATAACTCTGTCGATGACATCGAGACAACCGCAGCCGTCGAGATGAAATTAGCGTGGTTCTTGATTGATATTGCGCAATATGACACGGCGCGGTCGCTCCTGTTGGGGATTCTCGAGCAGCTGGAGAGGACGCATGGTGTGGAGGCGCACCACTTGATGGAGCCACTTCATGCACTCGTCATGTTGTTTTATAAACGCT CACTGAATTATGTGTACGCAACTGACGATGGTTTCAAGAAGTGTAAAGAGCAAGGAGAACTGGTGGCTGAGCGCTGTGTGAAG GTTTATACGAAACATCGAGCATCGGACGACGTTCACCTCGGTGAAGTGCTCACCCTCTGTGGCTACTTCCTTGGGCAGAAGTGCCTGGAGGCGGCGCAGGCGTTGTTTGAGAAGTGTCGAAACCGATCTGGGTTGGTCGAGGTCTACTACCTGCTGGGAGAGAAGAACCAGTACCACCAAGATCTGA GTGTTCCTGTTAAATACTTTGAGAAGTCTCTGGAATATGCCACCATACAGTTTGGAAT CTACCATCAGAAGCTTGCCAGGTGTTACCAGTTATTCGCTCAACTCTACTGGAACACGTACGTGACTTTTGAACCACTGGAAGACTACCTGCTCAAAGCCTTAGACCTGTACAAGAAGGAGCTTGCGATTCAAGAGGAGCTCCTCGGGTCTCTGCACCCGACCACCGTCCGCGCTCGCGAGGATGTGATCATCGTGTTAGAGACACTGAATCGAAATGACGAAGCGCTGAAATATAAacacaatcagccaatcacataG